One Bermanella sp. WJH001 genomic region harbors:
- the rsd gene encoding sigma D regulator, whose product MLESCKDAKERWGGVHSLIDRWLNERQELLVLYCAIKGLKPYSPRETPLSIKVQAFCQVLMDYCSAGHFEVYEQLVREAKEFNDGGIELAKHHYPRLEEITVKCVEFNDDYDSAEQCIEKLTDLPKDLSELGELLEERFELEDELIEALHNVHKEMIA is encoded by the coding sequence ATGCTAGAAAGTTGCAAAGATGCAAAAGAACGTTGGGGTGGTGTGCATTCATTAATTGATCGTTGGTTGAATGAACGCCAAGAGTTATTAGTCTTGTATTGTGCCATTAAAGGTTTGAAACCCTATAGCCCGCGAGAAACCCCATTATCAATTAAGGTTCAAGCGTTTTGCCAAGTGTTGATGGATTATTGCAGTGCCGGTCATTTTGAAGTCTATGAGCAATTAGTTCGTGAAGCGAAAGAGTTTAATGATGGTGGTATTGAATTAGCTAAGCACCATTATCCACGTCTAGAAGAAATTACGGTTAAATGCGTCGAGTTTAATGACGATTATGACAGTGCTGAGCAATGCATTGAAAAACTAACAGACCTACCAAAAGATTTATCTGAGTTGGGCGAGTTACTTGAAGAGCGCTTTGAACTAGAAGATGAGTTAATTGAAGCGTTGCATAATGTTCATAAAGAAATGATAGCATAA
- a CDS encoding disulfide bond formation protein B yields the protein MFSISNRMISLAVFVSCAALLVSAYYFEYVLYMDPCPLCIMQRIAVLLVGFAGLLGFLLAHNQIARLMSAVFMLLSAFLGMGVAGRHVWIQSLPADQVPTCGPSLEYMVDTLPWAEVLSVMLRGNGNCADSHWAFLGLSMPQWVLVWFVGFAVVSAFLMIKNTRK from the coding sequence ATGTTTTCCATATCTAATCGCATGATTTCTCTGGCCGTATTTGTTTCCTGTGCTGCGTTATTAGTTAGTGCGTATTATTTTGAATATGTTTTGTATATGGACCCATGTCCGTTATGCATCATGCAGCGCATTGCGGTATTACTTGTGGGTTTTGCAGGGTTGTTGGGTTTTTTACTTGCGCATAATCAAATAGCGCGATTGATGAGCGCGGTGTTTATGTTGTTAAGTGCATTCTTGGGAATGGGCGTAGCGGGGCGACATGTTTGGATACAGAGCTTGCCTGCAGATCAAGTGCCTACTTGTGGGCCAAGCTTAGAATATATGGTGGATACGTTACCTTGGGCCGAAGTGCTAAGCGTAATGTTAAGAGGTAATGGGAATTGTGCTGATTCGCATTGGGCATTTTTAGGATTATCCATGCCGCAATGGGTGTTAGTTTGGTTTGTGGGATTCGCAGTTGTCAGTGCGTTTTTAATGATAAAAAACACAAGAAAGTAG
- a CDS encoding flagellar basal body-associated FliL family protein, translating into MKSVYLLIVMALLTISSFVYAADAPPAGNTTQYVHLQPAFVLNYDDNTTGRLKYIRTDVALRVVGAEAAGKVNHHQAYIRNQLVLLLSQQNEATINNPQAREKLRQVALDEIRALLTELEGKPYIEDLYFQNFVAQN; encoded by the coding sequence ATGAAATCCGTTTACCTCTTAATTGTAATGGCTTTATTGACTATTAGCAGCTTTGTTTATGCCGCCGATGCCCCACCAGCGGGTAACACCACCCAATATGTTCACTTACAACCAGCGTTTGTTTTAAATTATGACGACAATACCACGGGGCGATTAAAGTATATTCGTACCGATGTTGCGTTAAGGGTCGTTGGCGCAGAGGCCGCCGGTAAGGTCAATCATCACCAAGCCTATATCCGTAACCAGCTGGTATTGCTGCTCAGCCAACAAAACGAGGCGACCATTAATAATCCACAAGCCCGCGAGAAATTGCGTCAAGTGGCACTGGATGAGATTCGAGCATTGCTAACCGAGCTTGAAGGCAAGCCGTATATTGAGGATTTATACTTTCAGAATTTTGTGGCTCAGAATTAG